One Kiritimatiellia bacterium genomic region harbors:
- a CDS encoding ABC transporter permease, protein MHLPFSLFLALRYMRPKRTFQSVITIISVLGVLLGVAVLVIVLSVMSGFDEMWRTKILSFNAHIMVSGIDVIEDPDELIRLIESVPGVEGAAPVVQGLVFLQKGNRVQTPIVRGIDPAREGRVSRIPEHMVRGEFNVADDRLVMGRDLARQLGAGVGDRVLIYSPQHFVAADEVYLPEEFTVAGLYDLGMWEFDVGFVLTSLERARELYKIDRGVHAILVMTRDPLRVGEIKRRIEEAISPEYAVVTWMEQNRQLFAALRVEKNMMFFLLIFITVVAAFGITNTLITVTVQKTREIGLLKALGVSSRSIMGIFLWQGAFEGALGTLLGIGAGLAVLRYRNDLLRLMSDQLDVELFPKELYHLSEIPAVVSASDITLVAIAVMSICTLAGVIPAYRAARLDPVRALRYE, encoded by the coding sequence ATGCATCTACCGTTTTCATTATTTCTCGCCCTGCGCTACATGCGCCCCAAGCGCACTTTCCAATCCGTGATCACGATTATTTCCGTCCTGGGCGTGTTGCTGGGCGTGGCTGTGCTGGTGATCGTTCTGTCCGTAATGAGCGGATTTGACGAGATGTGGCGCACGAAGATTCTCAGCTTCAACGCCCACATCATGGTGAGCGGCATTGACGTCATCGAAGACCCCGACGAGCTGATCCGACTGATCGAGTCGGTGCCGGGCGTGGAGGGCGCCGCGCCGGTGGTACAGGGATTGGTGTTTTTGCAAAAGGGCAATCGGGTCCAGACGCCGATCGTCCGCGGAATCGACCCTGCTCGCGAGGGCCGCGTGAGCCGAATTCCGGAACACATGGTGCGCGGCGAATTCAACGTCGCCGACGATCGGCTCGTCATGGGTCGCGACCTGGCCCGCCAATTGGGCGCGGGCGTGGGCGACCGCGTGCTCATCTATTCCCCCCAACATTTCGTGGCCGCCGACGAGGTCTACCTGCCCGAAGAATTCACGGTGGCCGGATTGTACGACTTGGGGATGTGGGAATTCGATGTGGGGTTCGTCCTGACGTCTCTGGAGCGGGCGCGCGAGCTCTACAAGATCGACAGGGGCGTTCATGCGATTTTGGTCATGACGCGTGATCCCTTGCGCGTCGGCGAGATTAAGCGGCGGATCGAGGAGGCGATTTCTCCGGAGTACGCCGTGGTTACCTGGATGGAGCAAAACCGGCAGCTCTTTGCCGCCCTTCGTGTGGAAAAAAACATGATGTTTTTCCTTTTGATCTTCATCACGGTGGTTGCGGCGTTCGGAATTACGAACACGTTGATTACGGTGACGGTTCAAAAGACGCGCGAAATCGGCCTTCTCAAGGCGCTTGGCGTTTCAAGTCGGAGTATCATGGGAATCTTCCTGTGGCAGGGCGCTTTTGAGGGCGCGCTGGGGACCCTCCTTGGAATAGGCGCAGGCCTTGCGGTTCTGCGTTACCGAAATGACCTGCTTCGCCTGATGTCTGACCAGCTCGATGTCGAGCTCTTCCCCAAGGAACTTTATCATTTGAGCGAGATTCCCGCGGTGGTGTCCGCGTCGGACATCACTCTCGTGGCGATCGCGGTGATGTCGATTTGCACGTTGGCGGGGGTGATTCCAGCGTACCGCGCCGCTCGCCTCGATCCGGTTCGGGCCTTGCGATATGAATGA
- a CDS encoding UvrB/UvrC motif-containing protein, giving the protein MMCDHCHQNKAVFHLTQVVGGQITKLHLCESCAKEMGVNLDAPISIANCLLGGGLSGSSAKESERSCPRCHMRRTDFKKTGRFGCASCYEAFAEDLPPLLKAMHRADHHTGKVPARESRRVRASAELARLQQEMDKAIAAENFEEAARLRDEILACRRRLNESDASGTP; this is encoded by the coding sequence ATGATGTGCGACCATTGCCATCAGAATAAGGCGGTTTTTCACTTGACCCAGGTGGTGGGCGGGCAGATCACCAAACTCCATCTTTGCGAGAGCTGCGCCAAGGAGATGGGCGTCAATCTGGATGCACCCATTTCAATCGCGAACTGCTTGCTAGGTGGCGGACTGTCCGGATCCTCTGCAAAGGAGTCGGAGCGATCCTGCCCGCGATGTCACATGCGCCGCACGGACTTCAAGAAGACCGGTAGATTCGGTTGTGCCTCCTGCTATGAAGCGTTCGCCGAGGACCTTCCTCCTCTCCTTAAGGCCATGCATCGGGCTGATCACCATACGGGCAAGGTGCCGGCACGGGAAAGCCGAAGGGTCCGGGCCAGCGCCGAACTTGCGCGGCTTCAACAGGAAATGGACAAGGCGATTGCGGCGGAGAATTTTGAAGAGGCCGCGCGCCTTCGCGATGAAATTCTCGCATGCCGCCGTCG
- a CDS encoding metal-dependent transcriptional regulator gives MAVDVWKSYEENTLTHSAAHYLMTIRELLETQGYARVTDIAKRLNITRGSCSISLKPLKRRGLVVEDANKFLQLSPEGRRLAEIVERNDELLEIFFRDVLGVNPDQAEIDACKIEHLLSIETSVKLCNFIECIRSGSPAARAFLDQLRQQERACKHEVRTCPHCQETCFFEMQKIEVDSSKKSLRKSNRSFTSA, from the coding sequence ATGGCCGTCGACGTCTGGAAAAGTTACGAGGAGAACACGCTGACCCACAGCGCGGCGCATTACCTCATGACAATCCGGGAATTGCTCGAAACCCAGGGTTACGCTCGGGTCACGGATATCGCCAAGCGGCTGAACATCACCCGAGGAAGTTGTTCGATCAGCCTCAAACCGTTGAAGCGGCGCGGCCTGGTCGTTGAAGACGCCAATAAGTTCCTCCAGCTTTCGCCGGAGGGCCGGCGTCTCGCGGAAATCGTCGAACGAAATGATGAACTGCTCGAAATCTTTTTCCGCGACGTGCTCGGGGTCAACCCCGACCAGGCTGAAATCGACGCCTGCAAAATTGAGCACCTGCTCAGCATCGAGACCAGCGTTAAGCTCTGCAACTTCATCGAATGCATTCGATCGGGCAGCCCGGCGGCCCGGGCTTTCCTCGACCAGTTGCGCCAGCAAGAGAGGGCGTGCAAACACGAGGTGCGAACCTGCCCGCATTGCCAGGAAACCTGCTTCTTTGAAATGCAGAAGATCGAAGTCGATTCCTCCAAAAAGAGCTTGCGAAAATCTAACCGTTCCTTCACATCCGCTTGA
- the metF gene encoding methylenetetrahydrofolate reductase [NAD(P)H] has product MPDIAIRELFEKRNRPLLSLEFFPPKDDASWPLLHEVGSALRSIQPDFVTCTYGAGGSTRRRTLEVCELLRNIGYSPVMPHLTCVGHSRLELQQILREWHALGYRNIMALRGDPPRGFSQFRPAPDGFSHASELVELIRMEFPDMCIGVAGYPETHPESVTPEADIRHLKAKVDAGASFITTQLFFENKFYFDFVDRCRHAGIEQPILPGLLPVISLKQVQRMCAMCKTHLPEPLIAELEKAGGEGEAAEEVGIRWVERQIEDLLEHGAPGVHLYILNRSKAALSRELVRFFANR; this is encoded by the coding sequence ATGCCAGACATTGCCATCCGCGAGCTCTTCGAAAAGCGCAACCGTCCGCTCCTTTCGCTTGAGTTTTTCCCCCCAAAGGACGACGCCTCATGGCCACTGTTGCACGAGGTCGGATCAGCGTTGCGATCGATCCAACCGGACTTCGTCACATGCACATATGGCGCAGGCGGATCCACTCGCCGCCGGACCCTGGAGGTGTGCGAGCTTCTCCGGAATATCGGATATTCGCCGGTGATGCCCCACCTGACCTGCGTGGGCCACAGCCGTCTCGAGCTCCAACAAATCCTCCGCGAGTGGCACGCGCTCGGATATCGGAACATCATGGCCCTACGTGGCGACCCACCTCGGGGGTTTTCCCAGTTTCGCCCCGCCCCAGACGGGTTCAGCCACGCCTCCGAGCTCGTTGAGCTGATTCGGATGGAATTCCCCGACATGTGCATCGGCGTTGCTGGCTATCCCGAGACGCATCCGGAATCGGTTACGCCAGAAGCCGACATCCGTCACCTGAAGGCGAAAGTTGATGCCGGCGCGTCGTTCATCACGACGCAACTCTTCTTCGAGAACAAATTTTATTTCGATTTTGTGGATCGATGCCGCCACGCCGGCATCGAGCAACCAATCCTGCCCGGTCTGCTCCCCGTCATATCCCTCAAGCAGGTCCAACGAATGTGCGCGATGTGCAAGACCCACCTGCCGGAGCCGCTCATCGCCGAGCTCGAAAAAGCCGGCGGAGAAGGCGAGGCGGCGGAAGAAGTCGGCATCCGCTGGGTGGAACGCCAGATCGAGGACCTGCTCGAGCATGGCGCGCCAGGGGTTCATCTCTACATCCTCAACCGCTCCAAGGCGGCACTTTCTAGAGAACTCGTCCGATTTTTTGCGAACCGATAA
- a CDS encoding ABC transporter ATP-binding protein — translation MNEASVQIVAEQLHKSYELERVRIPVLRGVSLTIRRGERLAITGASGAGKSTLLHVLGGLDRPNQGHVFFEGRDLYALPPSELAAFRSDQVGFVFQAYHLLPELDLLENVMVAALHKRGALRRLSELRERACTLLDRVGLGSRLRHRPVEVSGGEQQRAAIARALMNDPAVLFADEPTGNLDSTTGRRVLDDLFGLADGRRLTLVLVTHNEEIARLCERQLVLRDGQLQAV, via the coding sequence ATGAATGAGGCTTCGGTCCAAATCGTTGCCGAGCAGCTCCACAAGTCGTACGAGTTAGAGCGTGTGCGGATTCCGGTTCTCAGGGGCGTTTCCCTCACGATCCGGCGCGGGGAGCGCCTGGCAATCACGGGGGCAAGCGGGGCAGGCAAAAGCACACTGCTGCATGTGCTCGGCGGATTGGACCGACCCAACCAGGGCCATGTTTTCTTCGAAGGCCGTGACCTCTACGCCCTACCTCCATCGGAGCTTGCGGCTTTTCGATCGGACCAGGTCGGGTTCGTGTTCCAAGCCTATCACTTGCTGCCCGAACTGGACCTGCTTGAGAATGTGATGGTCGCCGCCCTTCACAAGCGGGGCGCGCTGCGGCGATTGTCCGAGTTGCGCGAACGCGCCTGCACCCTATTGGACCGCGTGGGGCTCGGCAGCCGTCTGCGGCACCGTCCGGTGGAGGTCTCCGGCGGGGAACAGCAGAGGGCGGCGATCGCCCGGGCGTTGATGAACGATCCGGCGGTGCTTTTCGCCGACGAGCCCACCGGCAACCTGGATTCGACAACCGGGCGGCGAGTGCTGGATGATTTGTTTGGGCTCGCCGACGGCCGAAGGTTGACACTGGTGCTAGTGACGCACAACGAAGAAATCGCCCGGCTCTGCGAGCGGCAGCTTGTCCTGCGTGACGGCCAACTGCAGGCGGTATAA
- the ilvE gene encoding branched-chain-amino-acid transaminase, which produces MKIYINGKLVPEKDARVSVFDHGLLYGDGVFEGIRAYNGRVFMLEEHVNRLYRSAQAIALTIPMSRAEMCRAVVKTCAANGIKNGYIRLVVTRGIGELGLNPYLCKDPQVIIIAANIQLYPKKLYETGLHVITVGTLRNHVEAVNPRIKSLNYLNNVLAKIEAINAGVMECLMLNPQGYISEASGDNVFVIRGNTLITPPPWCGSLEGITRAVVMQLAPEHGLTVKEDVLTRYDVYTADEVFLTGTAAEIISVVNVDRRPIGDGKPGPKTRELAAAFSRYARRVGTPIE; this is translated from the coding sequence ATGAAGATTTACATCAACGGCAAACTGGTTCCGGAGAAGGACGCGAGGGTGTCCGTGTTTGACCACGGCCTGCTCTATGGCGACGGCGTTTTCGAGGGGATCCGCGCCTACAATGGTCGAGTGTTCATGCTCGAGGAACATGTGAACCGGCTGTACCGCTCGGCGCAGGCGATCGCGCTGACGATCCCCATGAGCCGGGCTGAAATGTGCCGAGCGGTCGTCAAGACCTGCGCCGCGAACGGCATCAAGAACGGCTATATTCGGCTGGTCGTCACGCGCGGCATCGGCGAGTTGGGGCTCAACCCCTACCTTTGCAAGGATCCGCAGGTGATCATCATCGCCGCAAATATCCAGCTTTATCCGAAGAAACTTTATGAAACGGGGCTGCACGTGATCACGGTCGGCACCCTTCGCAACCATGTCGAGGCGGTGAACCCGCGAATCAAAAGCCTCAATTATCTCAACAACGTGCTGGCGAAAATTGAGGCGATCAACGCCGGCGTGATGGAATGCCTTATGTTGAACCCTCAGGGGTATATTTCTGAGGCGTCCGGCGATAACGTGTTTGTCATCCGCGGAAACACGTTGATCACGCCGCCGCCGTGGTGCGGGTCGCTCGAGGGTATTACGCGCGCGGTGGTGATGCAGCTTGCGCCAGAACACGGTCTGACCGTGAAGGAGGACGTATTGACACGATATGATGTCTACACCGCAGATGAGGTCTTTCTGACCGGAACGGCTGCTGAAATCATATCGGTGGTGAATGTCGACCGACGGCCTATTGGCGATGGAAAACCGGGGCCCAAAACCAGGGAACTGGCCGCTGCGTTTTCCCGCTATGCCCGACGCGTCGGCACACCCATCGAGTGA